Proteins encoded together in one Porites lutea chromosome 2, jaPorLute2.1, whole genome shotgun sequence window:
- the LOC140927105 gene encoding adenosine receptor A1-like, with protein MNNSSVSLSKSSQAQLSSVEAAFWGTSYGVVSILIILTNTVALAAFVKTRPRRKNTHYFLMNLSIADLLVGAISVPLFVVCLVDLETCGQSLALRIVHSTFDILSGLSSVFTLAIVSVERLVAVSIPYKFRMIPRKAYFICIAATWFLSGCVASIGIAFYFRVVKESFYTVVILSLSLPLSVVSFAYVTIVYKINQKNNSAKNCKNMTVERRLSITLLCVTAIFVLSWLPFQLIFILVHFCKTCTFPANMVYFIKFLHYSNSFMNAAVYTFRIPEFKEALAELFNRKLSQSEGQHVLLQDFTCDSTTSVTRVTHSLVNSNGTMLVSPDVSPKVSGRMLKGPFV; from the coding sequence ATGAACAATTCATCGGTTTCCCTGAGTAAATCGTCGCAAGCACAACTATCAAGCGTTGAAGCAGCCTTCTGGGGGACATCTTATGGTGTTGTATCCATCTTGATTATTCTGACAAACACAGTGGCTTTAGCGGCCTTTGTAAAAACCAGACCTCGTCGTAAAAACACGCATTACTTTCTCATGAACTTGTCTATTGCTGACCTCCTGGTTGGTGCCATCTCAGTGCCGCTATTTGTCGTTTGCCTGGTGGATCTCGAGACGTGCGGACAGAGTTTAGCACTGCGGATAGTACATTCAACGTTTGACATACTTTCTGGGCTGTCTTCTGTATTCACATTGGCAATCGTCTCTGTAGAAAGACTTGTGGCGGTGTCTATTCCTTACAAGTTTCGAATGATTCCCAGGAAGGCTTATTTCATCTGCATCGCAGCCACTTGGTTCCTTTCCGGATGTGTGGCTTCCATTGGTATCGCCTTTTACTTTCGGGTAGTTAAAGAAAGTTTCTACACTGTGGTCATTTTGTCTCTGTCACTTCCTTTGTCCGTTGTAAGCTTTGCTTACGTAACCATAGTGTATAAAATTAATCAGAAGAATAACAGTGCTAAAAACTGCAAGAACATGACCGTTGAACGCCGACTAAGCATCACTTTGCTATGTGTAACTGCCATTTTCGTTCTCTCCTGGCTTCCGTTTCAGCTCATCTTTATTTTAGTACATTTTTGCAAAACATGTACTTTTCCCGCAAACATGGTGTACTTTATCAAGTTTTTACACTATAGTAACTCTTTTATGAACGCTGCAGTGTACACCTTTAGGATTCCAGAATTCAAAGAAGCATTGGCAGAACTGTTTAACCGAAAGTTATCGCAGAGTGAGGGTCAGCATGTGCTGTTACAAGATTTCACCTGTGACAGCACTACTTCTGTTACGCGGGTAACTCATAGTTTGGTGAATTCGAATGGCACTATGCTGGTTTCCCCTGATGTAAGTCCAAAAGTCAGTGGTCGCATGTTGAAAGGCCCGTTCGTCTGA
- the LOC140926316 gene encoding adenosine receptor A3-like has product MDFSMYWNIFWTLTFALTSVVITFGNLITIVIFLKQKLRKRPHFLLISLAIADLMVGAFAVPLYIAVGIYTTKNLLILSFQCVDIFTGVLSIFTLASISLERMHAVLWPLRHRTLTSRFYTCVIGIPWIVAHLGILARVLLHFYIISKLAFVVIIIVSITSPLLFTCVAYSLMWRKQKTRLRLARQAHQDDYLTKTLFIVSGSFVVTWLPFHIINIIASFCTPCQGWPFVVFHLMKLLQFGNSFVNVVIYPLKIAEYKEALFEMFLYCLFPSKAPKKQTSIDRKSGKKSSSIKSSRYHSRDVSRPTFV; this is encoded by the coding sequence ATGGATTTCAGTATGTACTGGAACATTTTCTGGACACTGACATTTGCATTAACATCCGTGGTTATTACCTTCGGAAATCTTATCACCATTGTCATATTTTTGAAACAGAAACTTCGAAAACGCCCACACTTCCTACTGATTAGCTTGGCCATCGCGGATCTTATGGTCGGAGCCTTCGCTGTGCCTCTGTACATTGCTGTTGGAATTTACACGACTAAAAATCTGTTGATACTTTCATTCCAATGTGTTGATATTTTCACTGGAGTTTTATCAATATTCACCTTGGCTAGCATTTCGTTGGAAAGGATGCACGCTGTTTTGTGGCCTTTACGCCATCGGACGCTGACGTCGCGTTTCTACACGTGTGTTATAGGTATCCCTTGGATCGTAGCTCATCTTGGCATCTTAGCCCGAGTCCTGCTTCATTTTTATATCATATCGAAACTGGCTTTTGTTGTCATCATTATCGTCTCTATCACAAGCCCTCTTCTTTTCACATGCGTTGCGTACTCTCTAATGTGGAGGAAGCAAAAGACCCGTCTTCGCCTGGCAAGACAAGCACATCAAGATGACTATTTAACAAAAACACTTTTCATTGTTTCCGGGTCATTTGTCGTAACTTGGCTTCCATTCCACATAATAAACATtattgcttcgttttgtactcCGTGTCAAGGCTGGCCTTTTGTGGTTTTTCATCTTATGAAACTACTTCAGTTTGGTAATTCTTTTGTCAACGTTGTCATCTATCCTTTAAAAATTGCTGAATACAAGGAAGCTCTCTTTGAGATGTTTCTTTACTGCCTCTTTCCATCAAAAGCGCCTAAAAAACAAACTAGTATCGATCGAAAATCTGGTAAAAAATCTTCAAGCATCAAAAGCTCAAGATATCACAGTCGTGACGTCTCCAGACCCACCTTTGTGTAG
- the LOC140926317 gene encoding adenosine receptor A2a-like codes for MEFDSWNILWSICFGMVAFFIIVGNAFTIFIFSKRKLRKRPHILLINLAIADLMVGLVSIPIFVTLHNSYVTRLLLLVFDCADMLVGLASVFIIAVISLERMHAIGKPLRHRFLSSRAYLLAIATPWFLAALVSSSRLLLNYSIIARLHFVAIVMVSLTTPLLITIFCYGFIWKTLKARLPNPHRNTNDDKLAKTMLLVTAAFIITWFPFEILVLAVHLCVPCQRIPVSSVYIIKLFHFSNSLINIVIYHLRIPEFRENFCNFLHITCCSCTKCFYQSNHLDPGISFISMTTMIDPFESLGNNETEQVTYL; via the coding sequence ATGGAGTTTGATTCTTGGAACATCCTCTGGAGTATATGTTTTGGGATGGTCGCATTTTTCATAATTGTTGGAAACGCCTTCACCATTTTCATATTTTCCAAACGAAAGCTTCGAAAGCGACCTCACATTCTCTTGATTAATTTGGCAATCGCGGATTTAATGGTTGGTTTGGTATCCATTCCCATCTTCGTGACACTTCACAACAGTTATGTGACACGTTTACTACTTCTTGTATTTGACTGTGCTGACATGCTAGTGGGCCTGGCATCTGTTTTCATAATTGCTGTTATATCGTTGGAGAGGATGCATGCTATTGGGAAGCCACTCCGTCATCGCTTTCTCAGCTCTCGGGCTTACCTTTTAGCGATTGCTACGCCATGGTTCTTAGCTGCATTGGTTTCATCTTCGAGACTTCTTTTGAATTATTCTATCATTGCTCGTCTACATTTTGTTGCTATTGTCATGGTCTCCCTGACTACTCCTCTGCTCATCACAATTTTCTGTTACGGCTTTATTTGGAAAACTCTAAAAGCTCGATTACCCAATCCACATAGAAATACAAACGATGATAAACTTGCCAAGACAATGTTATTGGTTACAGCGGCCTTTATTATCACGTGGTTTCCATTTGAAATATTAGTGCTTGCTGTCCACTTATGCGTCCCATGCCAAAGAATACCTGTGTCATCAGTCTACATTATCAAACTCTTTCATTTTAGCAATTCACTTATCAACATTGTTATTTACCATTTGCGGATCCCGGAATTTAGAGAAAACTTTTGTAATTTCCTTCACATAACATGTTGCAGCTGTACTAAATGCTTTTATCAGTCGAATCATCTAGATCCTGGAATCTCTTTTATTTCAATGACAACAATGATAGACCCGTTTGAATCCTTAGGGAATAATGAAACCGAGCAAGTTACTTACTTATAA